From one Streptomyces chromofuscus genomic stretch:
- a CDS encoding beta-xylosidase/alpha-l-arabinosidase, whose product MTTAPWRDPGLPADVRVADLLSRMTLEEKTAQLYGVWVGATADGDGVAPHQHDMTADYDFDDLIAHGLGQLTRPFGTAPVDPEVGARSLAGAQRRIAASGRFGIPAIAHEECLAGFTAWRATAYPVPLAWGATFDPALVEEMARRIGADLRSVGVHQGLAPVLDVVRDLRWGRVEETIGEDPYLVGTIGAAYVRGLESAGIVATLKHFAGYASSAGARNLAPVRAGVREFADVTLPPFELALREGGARSVMAAYTETDGVPASADPALLTELLREEWGFTGTVVSDYFGIGFLQSLHRVAGTPAEAAHAALAAGIDVELPTLKCYGRPLVEAVGAGEVPESLVDRAARRVLLQKCELGLLDEDWQPEPTKQHIDLDSAANRALARRLAQESVVLLDNPDGVLPLAPDTRIAVVGPRAADPLAMLGCYSFPSHVLPLHPKTPTGIEIPPLLQALRTELPDAKVTFAEGCGVSDPDPSGIEEAVARAAEADVCVAVLGDQAGLFGRGTSGEGCDATDLRLPGIQADLLDALVATGVPVVLVLLTGRPYALGRWQGRLGAVVQAFFPGEEGGPAVAGVLSGRVNPSGHLPVSVPRDPGGQPWTYLQPPLGLAGEVSNLDPTPLYPFGHGRSYTTFEWTDAEGDPETTLETDGTYALSVTVHNTGDRAGAEVVQLYLHDPVASVTRPDVRLVGYERVELEPGESRRITFHFPTDLSAFTDARGRRVVEPGALELRLAASTTDVRHVTRLTLTGPVREVGPERHLRCETTATEVSPATGT is encoded by the coding sequence ATGACCACCGCCCCTTGGCGTGACCCCGGCCTTCCCGCGGACGTCCGTGTCGCGGACCTGCTCTCCCGGATGACCCTCGAAGAGAAGACCGCCCAGCTGTACGGCGTCTGGGTCGGCGCCACCGCCGACGGGGACGGAGTGGCCCCCCACCAGCACGACATGACCGCCGACTACGACTTCGACGACCTGATCGCCCACGGCCTCGGCCAGCTCACCCGCCCCTTCGGCACCGCCCCCGTCGACCCGGAGGTCGGCGCCCGCTCCCTGGCCGGCGCCCAGCGCCGGATCGCCGCGTCCGGCCGCTTCGGCATCCCGGCGATCGCCCACGAGGAGTGCCTCGCGGGTTTCACGGCGTGGCGCGCGACGGCCTACCCGGTCCCGCTCGCCTGGGGCGCCACCTTCGACCCCGCGCTGGTCGAGGAGATGGCCCGGCGGATCGGCGCCGACCTGCGCTCGGTCGGTGTCCACCAGGGCCTGGCGCCCGTGCTGGACGTGGTCCGCGACCTGCGGTGGGGACGGGTCGAGGAGACGATCGGCGAGGACCCGTACCTGGTGGGCACGATCGGCGCGGCGTACGTACGGGGCCTGGAGTCGGCCGGGATCGTGGCCACGCTGAAGCACTTCGCCGGGTACGCGTCCTCGGCCGGCGCCCGCAACCTGGCGCCCGTGCGCGCCGGGGTCCGCGAGTTCGCGGACGTCACCCTCCCGCCGTTCGAACTGGCGCTGCGCGAGGGCGGTGCGCGCTCGGTGATGGCGGCGTACACGGAGACGGACGGGGTCCCGGCGTCGGCGGACCCGGCGCTGCTGACGGAGCTCCTGCGCGAAGAGTGGGGTTTCACCGGCACGGTCGTCTCGGACTACTTCGGCATCGGCTTCCTGCAGAGCCTGCACCGCGTGGCCGGCACCCCCGCCGAGGCGGCGCACGCCGCGCTGGCGGCCGGGATCGACGTCGAGCTGCCGACGCTGAAGTGCTACGGCCGGCCCCTGGTCGAGGCCGTCGGGGCGGGCGAGGTGCCGGAGTCGCTGGTGGACCGGGCGGCGCGCAGGGTCCTGCTGCAGAAATGCGAACTGGGCCTGCTGGACGAGGACTGGCAGCCGGAGCCGACGAAGCAGCACATCGACCTGGACTCGGCGGCGAACCGCGCCCTGGCCCGCCGTCTGGCGCAGGAGTCGGTGGTCCTGCTGGACAACCCGGACGGCGTCCTGCCGCTCGCCCCCGACACCCGCATCGCCGTGGTCGGCCCCCGCGCGGCCGATCCGCTGGCCATGCTCGGCTGCTACTCCTTCCCCTCCCACGTCCTCCCCCTGCACCCCAAGACCCCCACCGGCATCGAGATCCCCCCGCTGCTCCAGGCCCTGCGCACGGAACTCCCGGACGCGAAGGTGACGTTCGCGGAGGGCTGCGGCGTCTCGGACCCCGACCCGTCCGGCATCGAGGAGGCGGTGGCGCGGGCGGCGGAGGCGGACGTGTGCGTGGCGGTCCTGGGCGACCAAGCGGGCCTGTTCGGCCGCGGCACGTCGGGCGAGGGCTGTGACGCGACCGACCTCCGGCTGCCCGGCATCCAGGCCGACCTGCTGGACGCCCTGGTCGCGACGGGCGTCCCCGTCGTCCTGGTCCTGCTCACCGGCCGCCCCTACGCGCTGGGCCGCTGGCAGGGCCGCCTGGGAGCGGTGGTCCAGGCCTTCTTCCCCGGCGAGGAGGGCGGCCCGGCGGTGGCGGGCGTCCTCTCCGGCCGCGTCAACCCCTCGGGCCACCTCCCGGTGAGCGTGCCGCGCGACCCCGGCGGCCAGCCGTGGACGTACCTCCAACCGCCCCTGGGCCTGGCGGGCGAGGTCAGCAACCTGGACCCGACACCGCTGTACCCCTTCGGCCACGGCCGCTCGTACACGACGTTCGAATGGACCGACGCCGAAGGCGACCCGGAGACGACGCTCGAGACGGACGGTACGTACGCCCTCTCCGTCACCGTCCACAACACGGGCGACCGCGCGGGCGCGGAGGTGGTCCAGCTCTACCTCCACGACCCGGTGGCCTCGGTGACCCGCCCGGACGTCCGGCTGGTCGGCTACGAGCGGGTGGAGCTGGAGCCCGGGGAATCACGCCGGATCACCTTCCACTTCCCCACGGACCTGTCGGCGTTCACCGACGCACGAGGCCGCAGGGTCGTCGAACCGGGAGCTCTGGAGCTGCGGCTCGCGGCCTCGACCACGGACGTCCGCCACGTGACCCGCCTGACCTTGACGGGCCCGGTACGGGAAGTGGGCCCCGAACGTCACCTGCGCTGCGAGACGACGGCGACAGAGGTGTCCCCGGCCACCGGGACCTGA